One region of Nitrospira sp. genomic DNA includes:
- a CDS encoding DUF502 domain-containing protein, which translates to MLRDIWRVFATGLFLLLPAWATYMILAALFQTLDEVLNNVVGDHMSRHVPGLGLIMLVSLVLIVGALTTHVIGQRLISYVEQKLEQIPLVRSIYLTMKGMTDILNFRSRFGQSTVVAFPFPRDGLWALGFVMGTAPSVLQVAPIDRLLMVFVPTAIHPFTGYLAFVPEKELRALNLPAEDAMKMEFSAGLFKPAGGWLQPPHPPRSV; encoded by the coding sequence ATGCTGCGCGATATCTGGCGAGTCTTTGCGACCGGTCTCTTCTTGCTCCTGCCAGCGTGGGCGACCTATATGATTCTCGCTGCCCTTTTTCAGACACTCGACGAAGTACTGAATAACGTGGTGGGGGATCATATGTCTCGCCACGTCCCCGGTCTTGGGCTTATCATGCTTGTTTCGCTAGTGTTAATAGTAGGAGCGCTCACGACGCATGTCATTGGCCAACGACTGATCTCTTATGTGGAGCAGAAGTTGGAGCAAATCCCTCTCGTGCGCAGCATCTATCTAACGATGAAGGGCATGACCGATATCCTGAACTTTCGGTCAAGATTCGGTCAAAGTACGGTGGTGGCCTTCCCGTTCCCTCGTGACGGACTCTGGGCGTTGGGATTTGTTATGGGAACCGCTCCCTCCGTCCTTCAAGTCGCACCGATCGATCGATTATTGATGGTTTTTGTTCCGACAGCAATCCATCCGTTTACCGGTTACCTTGCCTTTGTCCCGGAAAAGGAATTGCGTGCCCTCAATTTGCCAGCAGAGGATGCGATGAAGATGGAATTCTCTGCAGGATTGTTCAAGCCAGCGGGCGGCTGGTTACAACCTCCTCACCCACCCCGATCAGTATGA
- a CDS encoding GNAT family N-acetyltransferase produces the protein MTIHQEWTIRQGRLEDLERLVAFSQAMALETEGRQLDADRLQRGTRALLNSTVHGFFMVAEQPQTRRVVGQLMITYEWSDWRNATFWWIQSVYVDPSWRRQRVFRTMHGKVIERARADPGVCGVRLYVESENSVAQDVYRRVGLKPSSYSVFETDFVLGHVHSLKDRPDEA, from the coding sequence ATGACAATTCATCAAGAATGGACTATCAGGCAGGGGCGTCTCGAGGATCTCGAACGACTTGTCGCATTCAGTCAAGCGATGGCCTTAGAAACTGAGGGGAGGCAACTGGATGCCGATCGCCTTCAACGGGGAACGCGGGCTTTGCTGAACTCGACCGTTCACGGATTTTTCATGGTGGCCGAGCAGCCACAGACCAGGCGGGTAGTCGGTCAGCTGATGATCACCTATGAATGGAGCGATTGGCGCAATGCCACATTTTGGTGGATCCAAAGCGTGTATGTCGATCCGTCCTGGCGGCGACAGAGAGTCTTTCGGACCATGCATGGGAAGGTGATTGAACGAGCGAGGGCCGATCCTGGTGTCTGCGGCGTACGTCTCTATGTGGAGTCAGAAAACAGCGTCGCCCAAGACGTCTATCGACGGGTCGGTCTCAAGCCGTCATCCTATTCCGTCTTTGAAACAGATTTTGTACTGGGGCATGTCCACAGCCTAAAAGATCGTCCGGACGAAGCGTAG